The following nucleotide sequence is from Cloacibacillus sp..
CTTGAGGAGCTCGGCATAGAATTTGAAGTGGCGATCGCCTCGGCGCACCGCACGCCTACGGACGTCGAGAATTACGCGAAGGGCGCGCGCAAACGCGGCATCAAGGCGCTCGTCGCCGTCGCCGGACTCTCTGCGGCGCTCCCCGGAGTGGTCGCCGCCGCGACCACTCTGCCCGTCATCGGCGTGCCCGTCAAGGGCGGCGCGATGGACGGACTTGACGCGCTGCTATCGATCGCGCAGATGCCCCCCGGCGTCCCCGCCGCCTCCGTCGGCCTCAACGGCGCGAAAAACGCCTGCCTGCTAGCGGCGCGCATCGTCGCGGCAACCGATGACGAACTGACGGCAAAGCTCGAAGCCTACGCGGAAAAAGAGGCGCGCAAGGTGCGCGAGAGCCGCAAGAAGCTCGAAAACCTCCCCGCCGCCCCCGCGGACGCCTATTAAAAAATCATTTGCGATAACAGAAGAGGAGCCCCGGAAAATCCGGGGCTCCTCGCCTTGTGTACGGATAATTTAAAAGCCGGAAACTTATCACACCGCCGACCGCTCGCGGCAGAGACAATTCATCACGACGCTTATCATGCTCTCCTTTTCCTCGGTACGGGATTCCGCGATCATAATAGCCACCGGCTGCTTCACGCCAACAACACGCATTTTTTGCGTGTTGTTCTCCAAAGACAACTCATCATCGGCAAAGACATTATTGATGTGTTTGCGAATCGTCTTTTCATCCTTATCAAACAATAACGACATTTGATTTGCCGTCAGCCAAACCGTATCACGTTCGGGGGATACGGGAACCTCAAGCGTAACATCTTTATCGGTGAAGAGGGCGATCTTGCTTTCAACCGGCGTCATCCGCCTTTCAGGGAAATACGGCCCTTTGCCTATCCCTTTAATCCCCGGCACTCGTATACGAAGGCCGGGGGGATGTTCATCATCACAAATCGAATTTTGACCTCTTTGAATATCCGCTCAAAGGCGCTCTTCATATGGAGGGAATATTGAAAGGCGACGAACATGCCGTCCTCGGCGAGGGTGCGTGAGATACCGTCAAGCACGGCGGCGGTGACCTCCTGCGGCAGAACCGCGTAAGGCAGGCCGGAGACTATCAGATCGACCTTGCGAAGCCGCTCCTCTCTGAGTACATGCGGCAGCCGCCTCGCGTCGTCGTAGATATCGAGCCCCGTATCGCGTATCAGCTTTTGTCTGAGGTCGTCCTCTATCTCAAATACAAAGAGCCTGCTCTGCGGCAGCTTGTTTTTCATGATCGCCTTAGTCACAACGCCGGTACCGGCGCCAAACTCCGCGATACAGCCGATTTTGTCCCAGTCTACATTACAGAGCATGAAGGCAACAAGCTGCGGGGAGCTGGGAGTAATGCTGCCGATCATACGCGGCTCCGCGACAAATTTTTTTATAAAGAGCATCTTTTCCTTTATATTTTGATCGACCTGTGGCATATAACTCCTCCAGCAAAAGGTTTTACTCTGATAAACTATCAGTAATTCTTTATTTTGTACAGCCTTTTGCGGAAAATTAACTGGAAAAAATGCTCAGGTACTTATCGCCGCGGTCCGGCTGGACCGTAACGACGACATTGTCCCGCGGGAGGTCGGCCGCCACCTTAAGCGCCGCCCAAACGTTGGCTCCGGTGGAGATGCCGCTGAAAAGGCCCTCCTCGGCGGCCAGCCGTCGCGCGGTCGACAGAGCCTCTTCGTCGGTGACGGTCATGAACTCGTCGATCTCCGAGACGGCGAGGTTCGCGGGGACAAAGTTCGCGCCGATCCCCTGGATCTTATGCGGACCGGCCTTGCCCTTCGTGATCAGCGGGCTGGACGCCGGTTCCACGGCGATGACCTTCACCTCGGGAAACTCTTTGCGCAGGGCGCGGCCTACGCCGGTGACGGTGCCGCCGGTGCCGAATGAGGCGACGAAGGCCGCCAGCTTCTTACCGTCGGGCAGCTGGGCCAGTATCTCCGGCCCCGTGCTCTCCTCATGCGCGCGCGGGTTGCCGGGGTTGGAAAACTGGTCAAGCATCAGCGCGTTCGCATCCTCGTCCAGCATTCTTTTCGCCTCGTTTACCGCGCCCGCCATTCCCTCGGAGGCGGGAGTCAGCACAAGCTTCGCGCCGAAGGCGGCCAGCACCGCGCGGCGCTCCTGCGACATCGATTCCGGCATCGTCAGGACCACCGGCAGACCGAGCGCCCGTCCGAGCATCGCAAGCCCGATGCCGGTGTTGCCGCTCGTCGGCTCCACGATCACCGTCTTTTCCGTGAGCTGGCCCTGCCGCTGCGCCTCTTTCAGCATACCCCAGGCGGCGCGATCCTTGATCGAGCCCCCGGGGTTACCGCCCTCGAGCTTTATCCAGACCTGCGCGCCGCCGCCGTCCCTTTTGAGCCGGTAGAGCGGC
It contains:
- the cysK gene encoding cysteine synthase A; this encodes MKNVEDLEIMELVGGTPLYRLKRDGGGAQVWIKLEGGNPGGSIKDRAAWGMLKEAQRQGQLTEKTVIVEPTSGNTGIGLAMLGRALGLPVVLTMPESMSQERRAVLAAFGAKLVLTPASEGMAGAVNEAKRMLDEDANALMLDQFSNPGNPRAHEESTGPEILAQLPDGKKLAAFVASFGTGGTVTGVGRALRKEFPEVKVIAVEPASSPLITKGKAGPHKIQGIGANFVPANLAVSEIDEFMTVTDEEALSTARRLAAEEGLFSGISTGANVWAALKVAADLPRDNVVVTVQPDRGDKYLSIFSS
- the purE gene encoding 5-(carboxyamino)imidazole ribonucleotide mutase, coding for MAPKIGIIMGSASDIPVVEKGTPVLEELGIEFEVAIASAHRTPTDVENYAKGARKRGIKALVAVAGLSAALPGVVAAATTLPVIGVPVKGGAMDGLDALLSIAQMPPGVPAASVGLNGAKNACLLAARIVAATDDELTAKLEAYAEKEARKVRESRKKLENLPAAPADAY
- a CDS encoding methyltransferase type 11; its protein translation is MPQVDQNIKEKMLFIKKFVAEPRMIGSITPSSPQLVAFMLCNVDWDKIGCIAEFGAGTGVVTKAIMKNKLPQSRLFVFEIEDDLRQKLIRDTGLDIYDDARRLPHVLREERLRKVDLIVSGLPYAVLPQEVTAAVLDGISRTLAEDGMFVAFQYSLHMKSAFERIFKEVKIRFVMMNIPPAFVYECRGLKG